The Neoarius graeffei isolate fNeoGra1 chromosome 7, fNeoGra1.pri, whole genome shotgun sequence genome includes a region encoding these proteins:
- the LOC132889558 gene encoding oocyte zinc finger protein XlCOF6-like gives MNSAADSSCSWTHAPDPAVSQHCEDERIDTDVGNSSSMEHVSFVDEQNAGFKMRPLKEEPEDEDYLCGGTSSSVGHSIQNTEFLKNPIKVEDLENEEEDSHCEGTSSSVGHTVQNADFLKNPIKEEDLEDEDYLYCEDCKVFFINKCEVHGPAVFIPDTPVPLGITDRARQTLPPGLDIRESSIPHAGLGVFNEGETVPVGAHFGPYQGDLVDGEEAKNSGYSWVIFKNRLHEEYIDAKREVHANWMRYVNCARIDEEQNLVAFQYRGGILYRCCRPINPGQELLVWYDEEYAKDLSVVFDYLWNKKCSPNEINDSLLHVSSCSLCPLSYTSEKTLHRHMRRCHPEQHVKPTEPITHNLTPTVSFSVEQVSSGTLLTSSSQQQMQKELHNCLDCGKSFLLQSGLRQHQRVHKRQKSYHCSQCGKSFNLETAFKRHQRIHAGEKPYHCSQCGKSFTHRSTFRLHQRIHTGEKPYHCSQCGKGFARKSQVKLHYRIHTGEKMYRCSQCGRSFTEKRNLRTHQRIHTGEKPYQCSQCGKCFTHRSTFKLHQRIHTGEKPYHCSQCGKSFSQQSSLQIHQRVHTGEKPYLCSECGKNFTHHNSLKRHQRTHTGEKRYQCLECEKSFTEKRNLQIHQRIHTGERPYQCSQCGKGFTHQSHVKVHERTHTSEKPYRCSQCGKSFAEKRTLQAHMHIHTGVEWYCCSQCGKSFTDKSNLETHQCPHTEKKLYQCQHCGEDLTHPSDVKLHERVHQWRLANAERWGTTPSPDI, from the coding sequence ATGAACTCTGCAGCAGATAGTTCATGCTCTTGGACACATGCTCCTGATCCTGCTGTCTCACAGCATTGTGAGGATGAGCGCATAGATACTGATGTGGGGAACTCAAGCTCCATGGAGCATGTCTCCTTTGTGGATGAGCAGAATGCAGGATTCAAGATGAGGCCTCTAAAAGAAGAGCCTGAAGACGAAGATTATCTCTGTGGAGGAACATCGAGCTCTGTTGGACACTCCATCCAGAACACTGAATTTCTGAAGAATCctataaaagtggaagatttggaAAATGAAGAGGAAGATTCTCACTGTGAAGGAACATCGAGCTCTGTTGGACACACAGTCCAGAATGCTGACTTTCTGAAGAATCCTATAAAAGAGGAAGACTTGGAAGATGAAGACTACTTGTACTGTGAAGATTGCAAAGTCTTCTTCATAAACAAATGTGAAGTTCATGGTCCGGCTGTCTTCATCCCTGATACTCCTGTTCCCCTGGGCATCACTGACAGAGCCAGACAAACACTCCCACCTGGACTAGACATACGGGAGTCCAGTATTCCTCATGCGGGTCTGGGAGTGTTTAATGAAGGGGAGACTGTTCCAGTTGGTGCACATTTTGGACCCTACCAGGGAGATCTGGTAGATGGAGAGGAAGCTAAGAACAGTGGGTATTCCTGGGTGATATTTAAGAACAGACTGCATGAGGAATACATAGATGCTAAGAGAGAGGTGCATGCTAACTGGATGAGATATGTGAATTGTGCTCGTATTGATGAGGAGCAGAACTTGGTGGCTTTTCAGTATCGAGGGGGGATTCTGTACCGTTGCTGTCGACCCATTAATCCAGGACAGGAGCTGTTGGTGTGGTATGATGAGGAATATGCCAAAGATCTTAGTGTTGTCTTTGACTACCTCTGGAACAAAAAGTGTTCTCCAAATGAAATCAATGACAGCCTGTTGCATGTCTCTTCGTGCTCCTTGTGCCCACTTTCCTATACGTCAGAGAAGACTCTCCACAGACACATGAGAAGATGCCACCCTGAACAGCATGTGAAACCAACTGAACCGATTACGCACAATCTGACACCCACAGTAAGCTTCAGTGTTGAACAAGTATCCTCTGGTACTCTCCTCACTAGCAGCTCTCAACAACAAATGCAGAAAGAACTGCACAACTGCTTagattgtggaaagagttttctTCTTCAAAGTGGTCTACGACAACACCAGCGTGTTCACAAAAGACAGAAGTCGTATCActgttcacagtgtgggaagagttttaatctTGAAACTGCTTtcaaacgacaccagcgcattcacgcaggagagaagccgtatcactgttcacaatgcggaaagagttttactcatcggaGTACCTTCAGGCtacaccaacgcattcacacaggagagaagccgtatcactgctcacagtgtggaaagggtTTTGCTCGTAAGAGTCAAGTCAAACTACACTAtcgtattcacacaggagagaagatgtatcgctgctcacagtgtggaaggagttttactGAGAAGCGTAATCTACGAACGCACCAacgtattcacacaggagagaagccgtatcagtgtTCCCAATGTGGAAAATGTTTTACTCATCGGAGTACCTTCAAACTACAtcaacgcattcacacaggagagaagccgtatcactgctcccaATGTGGAAAGAGTTTTTCTCAACAGAGTTCCCTCCAAATACACCAGCgggttcacacaggagagaaaccgtatctcTGCTCAGAATGTGGGAAGAATTTTACTCACCATAACAGTCTGAAAAGACACCAGCGcactcacacaggagagaagcggtATCAGTGCTTGGAGTGtgagaagagttttactgaaaagcgtaatctccaaatacaccagcgcattcacacaggagagagacCGTATCAGTGTTCACAATGTGGAAagggttttactcatcagagtcatgtCAAAGTACATGAACGCACTCACACATCAGAGAAGCCGTATCGCTGTTCACAGTGCGGGAAGAGTTTTGCTGAAAAGAGGACTCTCCAagcacacatgcacattcacacaggagtcgAGTGGTattgctgctcacagtgtgggaagagttttactgacaaGTCTAATCTCGAAACACACCAGTGCCCTCACACAGAAAAGAAACTGTATCAGTGCCAACACTGTGGAGAAGATTTGACTCATCCAAGTGATGTCAAACTACATGAACGTGTTCACCAGTGGCGGCTTGCCAATGCGGAGCGCTGGGGCACCACCCCCTCTCCAGATATCTAG